One segment of Penaeus chinensis breed Huanghai No. 1 chromosome 14, ASM1920278v2, whole genome shotgun sequence DNA contains the following:
- the LOC125032106 gene encoding A-kinase anchor protein 10, mitochondrial-like isoform X1, with product MSSLWKKFRGGSGGGSPNHTGHGAAASSSSYQGGAEVCQGAEVTSSPPSQQAPSSNLRFITRSDEDLFMSESGDKKVDPLQIQSQFVKTVEDILDSHSTLPYFLQFLQGWGAEKYARFWLDATSFRAAAVTRIRSQDVHITSDIATSTTSDRSYIDYSDSNCTEPENKQKQTVDEIFENYTTQSCSNSRTESFGPKEGMQSRDKGLVLPDLVSNIKHANDVTPLNSPDGSFSKVLNCDARTSEGNPKTSDEKCVILPNHMDSVKESNTKPVGSESVITAKPLLKDSRGFSSPSASVCSRAQKLRQSIAEDAMKIFNKYIARDAEQSIGLDDDIREVILLKISVVQEDIDSECFVPAQKIVFGVLEREYLPKFLASDYYLKHQIDVLTSGSVRLADILYSDSAFPYFMEYVEQEGGRQMLQLWVAASNFRQQLIEHAGMYDPQQAQADAMVLYDKYFSLQATCPQGFSDRVRFEVESNICREEGPLPSCFNLPLRVVLHVLERDFLPGYLSSSLHIKYLSELINTVKTSIELLGRKKRSGSESTCSSEQSSTYGGAGISSQNTLLAMDTSSTHRFHNLDGAMRIDEAQITDPDSLWRRKNFSKMSCGFINELGRFESELQPEPDRKTESKISRTLKRFVNMDEDKVKEDMAYKVAEMIIKDVTSVTLGSQGSNRSSMESSQPPLTPSSMSQDNLSDVFPS from the exons GAGGTGGGTCTGGGGGAGGGAGCCCAAACCACACGGGCCATGGAGCGGCCGCAAGCAGTTCTTCCTATCAGGGGGGAGCTGAAGTATGCCAGGGTGCTGAAGTGACCTCATCGCCCCCCTCACAGCAGGCACCGTCTAGTAACTTGCGCTTCATTACACGCTCTGATGAAGACCTGTTCATGTCCGAGTCAG GGGACAAAAAGGTGGATCCATTGCAAATACAATCACAATTTGTAAAGACTGTTGAAGATATCCTCGATAGCCACTCCACTCTGCCATACTTCTTGCAGTTTTTGCAAGGTTGGGGTGCTGAGAAGTATGCAAGGTTCTGGCTGGATGCTACTAGCTTCAGAGCTGCAGCTGTGACTCGCATACGAAGCCAGGATGTGCATATAACATCCGACATAGCAACTTCCACAACTAGCGATAGATCTTATATAGATTATAGCGATAGTAATTGTACAGAACcggaaaacaagcaaaaacagacCGTTGATGAAATATTTGAGAATTACACTACTCAGTCATGCTCAAATTCAAGGACAGAAAGCTTTGGCCCAAAGGAAGGAATGCAATCTAGAGATAAAGGATTGGTCTTACCTGATTTAGTAAGTAATATTAAGCATGCGAATGATGTTACTCCTCTTAATAGCCCTGATGGGAGCTTTAGCAAGGTGCTGAACTGTGATGCTCGGACTTCTGAAGGGAACCCGAAAACTAGTGATGAGAAGTGTGTGATATTACCCAATCATATGGATAGTGTTAAAGAAAGCAATACAAAGCCAGTCGGAAGTGAAAGTGTTATTACAGCAAAACCTCTTTTAAAAGATTCAAGAGGTTTTTCAAGCCCAAGTGCCTCAGTATGTTCAAGGGCTCAGAAACTCAGACAAAGCATAGCAGAGGATGCCATGAAGATTTTCAACAAGTACATAGCAAGGGATGCAGAACAATCTATTGGTCTAGATGATGATATTAGAGAGGTTATCCTACTAAAGATCTCCGTAGTTCAGGAAGACATTGATTCTGAGTGCTTTGTTCCAGCACAGAAAATAGTGTTTGGTGTcctagaaagaga atACCTCCCAAAGTTTCTTGCAAGTGACTACTACCTCAAACACCAAATAGACGTTCTCACCAGTGGCTCTGTGCGTTTGGCAGATATTCTATATAGTGATTCAGCATTTCCTTACTTCATGGAG TATGTGGAGCAGGAAGGAGGACGGCAAATGCTGCAATTGTGGGTGGCAGCTTCAAATTTCCGTCAGCAGCTGATTGAGCATGCTGGCATGTACGATCCTCAGCAAGCACAGGCAGATGCCATGGTCCTGTATGACAA GTACTTTTCTCTGCAAGCAACGTGTCCGCAAGGATTCAGTGACCGAGTAAGATTTGAAGTTGAAAGCAATATCTGCCGTGAGGAGGGACCCCTGCCATCCTGTTTTAATTTGCCTCTCAGAGTGGTTCTGCATGTTCTAGAAAGG GATTTCCTCCCTGGCTATTTGTCATCCAGTCTTCACATCAAGTACCTGAGTGAGTTGATTAATACTGTCAAGACGAGTATTGAGCTGCTTGGCCGCAAAAAGAGATCAG GCTCTGAGAGCACATGTAGCAGTGAGCAGAGCAGTACCTATGGGGGAGCAGGAATCAGTTCGCAAAATACACTGCTTGCAATGGATACTTCATCCACGCACCGTTTTCACAATTTGGATGGTGCCATGAGAATTGATGAGGCTCAGATTACGGATCCAGATTCACTATGGAGGCGAAAGAATTTCAG TAAAATGAGCTGTGGATTCATTAATGAGCTTGGAAGATTTGAATCAGAACTGCAGCCAGAGCCTGATCGCAAGACAGAGTCAAAAATCTCTCGGACTCTTAAAAGATTTGTTAACATGGATGAGGATAAG GTAAAAGAAGATATGGCTTACAAAGTGGCTGAGATGATCATTAAAGATGTGACGAGTGTAACCTTAGGATCACAAGGCAGCAACAGATCCAGCATGGAGTCCTCCCAACCACCACTTACACCATCGTCAATGTCACAGGATAATCTCAGTGATGTTTTCCCCTCATGA
- the LOC125032106 gene encoding A-kinase anchor protein 10, mitochondrial-like isoform X2 has protein sequence MSSLWKKFRGGSGGGSPNHTGHGAAASSSSYQGGAEVCQGAEVTSSPPSQQAPSSNLRFITRSDEDLFMSESGDKKVDPLQIQSQFVKTVEDILDSHSTLPYFLQFLQGWGAEKYARFWLDATSFRAAAVTRIRSQDVHITSDIATSTTSDRSYIDYSDSNCTEPENKQKQTVDEIFENYTTQSCSNSRTESFGPKEGMQSRDKGLVLPDLVSNIKHANDVTPLNSPDGSFSKVLNCDARTSEGNPKTSDEKCVILPNHMDSVKESNTKPVGSESVITAKPLLKDSRGFSSPSASVCSRAQKLRQSIAEDAMKIFNKYIARDAEQSIGLDDDIREVILLKISVVQEDIDSECFVPAQKIVFGVLEREYLPKFLASDYYLKHQIDVLTSGSVRLADILYSDSAFPYFMEYVEQEGGRQMLQLWVAASNFRQQLIEHAGMYDPQQAQADAMVLYDKYFSLQATCPQGFSDRVRFEVESNICREEGPLPSCFNLPLRVVLHVLERDFLPGYLSSSLHIKYLSSESTCSSEQSSTYGGAGISSQNTLLAMDTSSTHRFHNLDGAMRIDEAQITDPDSLWRRKNFSKMSCGFINELGRFESELQPEPDRKTESKISRTLKRFVNMDEDKVKEDMAYKVAEMIIKDVTSVTLGSQGSNRSSMESSQPPLTPSSMSQDNLSDVFPS, from the exons GAGGTGGGTCTGGGGGAGGGAGCCCAAACCACACGGGCCATGGAGCGGCCGCAAGCAGTTCTTCCTATCAGGGGGGAGCTGAAGTATGCCAGGGTGCTGAAGTGACCTCATCGCCCCCCTCACAGCAGGCACCGTCTAGTAACTTGCGCTTCATTACACGCTCTGATGAAGACCTGTTCATGTCCGAGTCAG GGGACAAAAAGGTGGATCCATTGCAAATACAATCACAATTTGTAAAGACTGTTGAAGATATCCTCGATAGCCACTCCACTCTGCCATACTTCTTGCAGTTTTTGCAAGGTTGGGGTGCTGAGAAGTATGCAAGGTTCTGGCTGGATGCTACTAGCTTCAGAGCTGCAGCTGTGACTCGCATACGAAGCCAGGATGTGCATATAACATCCGACATAGCAACTTCCACAACTAGCGATAGATCTTATATAGATTATAGCGATAGTAATTGTACAGAACcggaaaacaagcaaaaacagacCGTTGATGAAATATTTGAGAATTACACTACTCAGTCATGCTCAAATTCAAGGACAGAAAGCTTTGGCCCAAAGGAAGGAATGCAATCTAGAGATAAAGGATTGGTCTTACCTGATTTAGTAAGTAATATTAAGCATGCGAATGATGTTACTCCTCTTAATAGCCCTGATGGGAGCTTTAGCAAGGTGCTGAACTGTGATGCTCGGACTTCTGAAGGGAACCCGAAAACTAGTGATGAGAAGTGTGTGATATTACCCAATCATATGGATAGTGTTAAAGAAAGCAATACAAAGCCAGTCGGAAGTGAAAGTGTTATTACAGCAAAACCTCTTTTAAAAGATTCAAGAGGTTTTTCAAGCCCAAGTGCCTCAGTATGTTCAAGGGCTCAGAAACTCAGACAAAGCATAGCAGAGGATGCCATGAAGATTTTCAACAAGTACATAGCAAGGGATGCAGAACAATCTATTGGTCTAGATGATGATATTAGAGAGGTTATCCTACTAAAGATCTCCGTAGTTCAGGAAGACATTGATTCTGAGTGCTTTGTTCCAGCACAGAAAATAGTGTTTGGTGTcctagaaagaga atACCTCCCAAAGTTTCTTGCAAGTGACTACTACCTCAAACACCAAATAGACGTTCTCACCAGTGGCTCTGTGCGTTTGGCAGATATTCTATATAGTGATTCAGCATTTCCTTACTTCATGGAG TATGTGGAGCAGGAAGGAGGACGGCAAATGCTGCAATTGTGGGTGGCAGCTTCAAATTTCCGTCAGCAGCTGATTGAGCATGCTGGCATGTACGATCCTCAGCAAGCACAGGCAGATGCCATGGTCCTGTATGACAA GTACTTTTCTCTGCAAGCAACGTGTCCGCAAGGATTCAGTGACCGAGTAAGATTTGAAGTTGAAAGCAATATCTGCCGTGAGGAGGGACCCCTGCCATCCTGTTTTAATTTGCCTCTCAGAGTGGTTCTGCATGTTCTAGAAAGG GATTTCCTCCCTGGCTATTTGTCATCCAGTCTTCACATCAAGTACCTGA GCTCTGAGAGCACATGTAGCAGTGAGCAGAGCAGTACCTATGGGGGAGCAGGAATCAGTTCGCAAAATACACTGCTTGCAATGGATACTTCATCCACGCACCGTTTTCACAATTTGGATGGTGCCATGAGAATTGATGAGGCTCAGATTACGGATCCAGATTCACTATGGAGGCGAAAGAATTTCAG TAAAATGAGCTGTGGATTCATTAATGAGCTTGGAAGATTTGAATCAGAACTGCAGCCAGAGCCTGATCGCAAGACAGAGTCAAAAATCTCTCGGACTCTTAAAAGATTTGTTAACATGGATGAGGATAAG GTAAAAGAAGATATGGCTTACAAAGTGGCTGAGATGATCATTAAAGATGTGACGAGTGTAACCTTAGGATCACAAGGCAGCAACAGATCCAGCATGGAGTCCTCCCAACCACCACTTACACCATCGTCAATGTCACAGGATAATCTCAGTGATGTTTTCCCCTCATGA